The region TGAATCAGCAAATAGAACTGACCTGCAAGAGGCGCAACCAATACCAGATTCGTTACCTGGCCGAAACTCTGCATGAACTGTGAATAGACGCTCACCATTCCCAATGCAAAAGGCGTTGCAATGACCGCCGATATTATCAGAAACATTACAGCCATCATGACGGAGGATTTCCTCTCCTGCTTGATTGCAAGCAAATCCCTTAAATCATTTGACACGTTCATTATGACGTCAGCCATGCTTGATCCGCTTTTACGGCCGTCAAGTATGATTATGAAAATCCTTTCAAGCTCCCTTGACTTTAACCGCTTGCTCATTGCTATCCACGCCTCATCAAAATTCCTTCCCATGCGAATTTCCAAAATTGTCCTTCGCATTTCATCGTATAGGGGCCCCTGACCATATTTGGACATGTCTTCCATTGCGTTTTCAAAGCTGAGACCGACCTTCAGCATGCTTGAAAGCTGTCTTAGGAAATCCGGTGCTGATTTTTCGATTTCGGCAGCATTTTTTTCGGATTTTAATGAAACGTATGTGTAAAGTCCAGGAAAAACCAAAAAGGGGACAAACAATATTGAAGACGGCAAGTTCAAGAGAAATGAGAGACTTACTAGAATAATTTCAGTAACTAGAATAAAAATTATTAATCCGACTAAAAATTCCAAGGGGTTTATAAAAATTGAACCTCGAAGTAAAAATTCTTCAAATGATAATAAATACTTTTCAGGAATTTTATTTTCCAATACTTTTGATAATATGATAATGCTTTTTAATTTCATAGAGTTATTATTGGTTTCATACTATATAAAACCCTACTTATGAGTTAAATCAATTTTATCGAGTTTTTAGAATATTTCCTTTAATGAGTATTGAAAATCTGCTTGGGAACCACATGTCAGCGAACATCATAATTAATATATGAAGGAATTTGCATGAAATACTAAAACAAATAATAATAAACAACTCCAACTTCATAAACAACACAGCAACCGACGGCGGCGCAATCTATTGGGAAGGAACAAATGGAACAGAAAACAGCTGTAACTTCATCAACAATACTGCAGAATCTGATGGCGGTGCAATCTACTGGTTCGGTGCTAATGGTACTATTTCCGACAGTAATTTTATAAATAACAATGCCACTACAAATGGCGGTGCAATATACTTCAATGATGCTGCTAGTCCGAATAACTGTGCTTTAGTTAATAATATTGCGCCTACAGGCTCTGAAATTTACATATATACTGGTAACCCTAATTTAAATTATAACTGGTGGAGTTCAAACAATCCTAATTGGGTTAATCTAATTAATGGAAGTTATGTGCTATCCGTTTATGCTGTTTTAAATGTGACTGCTGAGCCTAGTGAAATTTTTACTAGTGAAAAATCCAATATTACAACTAAATTTGTTTGGAATGGTACAAATACTGATGCAACTAATTTATTGCCTAAAAGAAATGTTAAATTATCAAGCAATGGTACTTTAACTGAAACAGAAGGTGATGTTGGTTTAATTTCAGAATTCTCTGCCAGTACTGAAGGCAGTTATTTTGTAAATGCCACTGTCGATGATGAAACATATAATCCTACTTCTACTACAGTAAAGATTGAAGTTATGCCAAAATCCGACATAATTATTCTTGCAGACAATGTAACTAAGTATTATCATGGGCTTCAAAGGTTTGTTGTTACTGTTAGCAGCACTTATGGCATTCATATTGCGGGCATATCTGTTAATATTATTATAAATGGCATGACTTATACTCGTGTTACGGGGGGTAATGGTGCTACCAGCATTCCTCTTAATTTGAATAGTGGTGAATATGGCGTTACTGTTGTTGTTGAAAACAATACTGTAAATTCTGTCGTAACTATTTTATCAACTGTTAATGGTAGCGATATTGTAAAAATGTACAGAAACGGAACTCACTACTATGCTACCTTCCTTGACAGTCAAGGCAACTTCTTGGCTGACGGTACTGCTGTTAGATTCAACATCAATGGCGTGATGTATGACCGTAAAGTATCTGGCGGAAAAGGTCAGGCAAAATTAAACATTAACCTAGAAGAAGGTGAATACATAATCACTGCAATAAACCCTGAAACCGGAGAAAACACAGCAAATAACATTACTGTATTGTCTTTACTTACAGAAAACAAGGACATTACCAAATACTACAGAAATGCTTCACAATACACTGTTAAAGTGTTAGGTGAAAACGGCAATCCTGTCGGTGCGGGCAAAACAGTTAAATTCAACTCAATGGCGTAATCTATGAAAGAACAACCAATGAATCAGGTATTGCTAAGTTAAACATTAACTTGCAGCCGGGCGAGTATATCATAACCGCCGAATACAATGACTGCAGAGTGTCCAACAACATTAAGGTATTGCCTGTATTGACTGCTGAGAATCTGACCAAAAAGTACGGTGCAAAAGACCAATTTGTTGCCACGTTGCTTGATGGTCAGGGCAAAGCTTATGCAAATCAAACTGTTACGTTCAATGTTAATGGCATGTTCTACAATAAAGTAACTGACAGTTCCGGTCAGGCCAAGTTAAACATTAACCTAATGCCTGGCGAGTATATCATAACTTCAAGTTATAATGAAACAAACGTTGCAAATAAAATTACCGTTGAAAGTTGAGATTAATATTCTCAACTCATTTCTCTTTTTTTTAAATTAAAATATTAATCCGTTAAATCACTACTTCTTAAATTACTTCATTGTTTTTTCACCAAGTTCTTTTATTATTTAATGTATTCTTTCACAAATCAATTAGCATGTTCGGTGACATATGGAGGTTCTAACTAAATTTTACTCATTTAAAGGAAATATTCTAAAAACTCAGTAATGTTTACTTTTTGGAGTATTTCATCCGAGCAACATTAAAAACAATTACGATTATAAACAAAGTAACTCTCCAGTACCAGGCCACCGGAGCAAAAAGCAAGCAGTAAAGAAGGATTACGCCCACAATACCATGCGTTAAGAGATTTTTCCAGTCCGTCAAATAGGTTTTTAAAGCATCGATAATTTTCATTTTTTCTCCCTTTTTTAAATCAAAACTTTAAATCTGTCGGGATTTCAAATAAGCTCTCTGTTTTTGCAAGAATATCCACTAGCCTTTCATCCAAATCAGCATTATTATCCATATAATCGATTTCTCCGAATTCACTTCTAGGCTCAAAAATCAGATAATCTTTATCCAGACTAAATTCAACATCTGAATTTTCGTTATTTCTTCGAGCGTCAATCCTGATCCATTTGCCTTCAAAATAAACCGTATTTAATGCATGAATCATATGGCCCTGACTGTCATCCTCCGCCAATGTAAGCAACTGATAGCTAATGCCTGAGGGAATCTGATTTGCCCTTAGAAGCGCTGCAAGAAGACATGATTTTGTCCAGCAAATCCCAGTTTTATTTATTAAAGCCTCGCTGGCGTTTTTTGAAACCACATCTACCCCAATGTCCCATGAATGTGGAATCTCATCCCTGACAAAGATATAGCTTCTTTTGATGTAGTCCGCATCGTCGCTTGAGCAGTTCTTTAATTCCTGAACCTTTTCCTGAATAATAGAATTATTATAATCAATGCTTGGAGTTTCACTTAAAAATTCATTCATAAACATCACCTAAATTCATAATATTAACGGTAAATCACCGATTATTCTACCTCTTTTTTCAACAGCTATCGTATCTTCCAGCCTAACTCCGAATTCGCCTTCCAGATAGATTCCGGGCTCTACAGTAATGACCATTCCTTCCTCGATTACGGTATCATCCTTAAGAGAAAATCCTGGAGTTTCATGAATGTCAAGACCTAAACTGTGGCCTGTTGAGTGGATAAACCTATCGCCGTAGCCATATTCTTCAATGATATCTCTTGAAATCTTATCTATTTCACAGCACTTGAGGCCAGGCTTTATTGCGTTAATGGCCTTGTCATGAGATTCCTTAACGATATCGAAAATTTCATGTTCCTTTTCAGTATAGACAATCGTTCTTGTATTGTCAGAGCAATAGCCGTTGTATTTTGCTCCCCAATCAATCAGTATCGGAGTTTCCAATTCTTTAGGTTGCGGCACTGCATGGGGAAGGCTCGTATCGGATCCGCTCACGAGTATCGTGTCGAAGGATGCTCCTGAAGCGCCGTTTTCAATCATTAATTTAACCAAATCAAAGGCGAGAACATCTTCCGTTTCACTTCTTGAAGTTATATCCAATTGTTTAAAGGCGGTTTGAGCGATTTCTGTTGCCTTTTCAATGTTTCTGATTTCGTCAGGTTCTTTAATCATCCTTTCCTTTTCAATGTACTTTTTTGATTCGATTTTAAAATCGTCCCTGAGCTTTTCGTAAGTGCTGTAGACAAGACTCGGCTCGATTGCCAGATTTTTAATGCCATCCTCTTTGAGGTCATTAATCATGGTTTCAAATTTATCATATTGCTTTATTTCTATTGTCGAATCCCTCTTTGCTATTTCCATATCCATACTGGAAGCATAAATAATTGGATTTTCCTTTATAATGCAAAAAGCGAAACTGGTTGGCATGTAATTTGAAATGTATTTGATATTTGTAAATTGTGTTAATAAATAAGCTTGATTATCGTCTTTTTTCAAATCTTTTAAAATGTTTTCTATGTGCATAATTAAATATTTAGAAAAAACTTTTATATATAGAATTAGATATTTAAAAACCATGTTTAAATTTACAGCAAGCGAAATAAGAGATTTGATAATTGCATTCATTTTTATTTCACTGAGTTTTTCAATACTGTATTCCGGCCGAAATATGGCTGCTTTACAGCAGATATTTCCTGTCGTCATGATTGGATTAGGCTTAGGTTTCGTATTGCACGAACTGGGCCATAAATTCGCTTCAATGCATTACGGCTATTGGGCTGAATTCAAATTATGGCCTGCAGGACTGATACTGGCACTGGTTTCATCATTTTTCGGATTCGTCTTTGCGGCACCAGGTGCCGTTTATACCTATGCAGGATCATATCTGGATGAAAAGACCAATGGAGTAATCTCCATTGCCGGACCTGTCGTTAACATTGTCCTTGCACTGGTATTTTTAGCAATCGGAGTGGTAATTTATGACGCTGCCCATTATAACACTACAATGCAGTTCGTGTTCATGGTATGTTACCTTGGTTATTCAACAAACAGCTATCTGGCCGTTTTCAACATGATTCCAGTTTGGAATCTGGACGGATCCAAGGTGCTTAGATGGAACGTGCTGGTATGGATTGTTACAATAGGAATTGCAGGAATCATGACTTATCTGTCAATGACAATAGGCGCTGAAAACTTAGTTAGAATGATTTTAGGATATTAATATGACATCAAAGGAAATCAAATATTTTAAAGGAACCCACAGAATTATTCCTCCAAGCCAGACAATTGAAAATAATGAGGACAAATGCAAAATAGCAGGCATTACGAGGATTACCGAAATTACACATTTGGACAGAATCGGACTGCCTGTTTTTTCAGCCATCCGCCCAACATCACAGGACGGATCAATTAGTGTTTATGGGGGCAAGGGAATAAGCGTGGAACATGCAAAGGCATCAGCAATGATGGAAGGCTTTGAGAGATATTCCGCCGAAAAGCAGGATGAAAATACAGTTACTGGAACAATACCTGAGATTTCCAGTAAGGGCGATATTATTGATATTGAATCTTTAAACCTGCCCAAAGACTTCAACAAGTCAAATATGGAAAGCATCAATCTTGAATGGAATATTGCACATGATTTGATAAGCGGAAAAGACTATTACGTTGCCTCCAATGCGATTTATCATCCCTACGTTAATGAGGACAATTCAGTCTTCAGCTTATTTAAATCCAATACAAACGGTCTTGCTTCAGGAAACAGCCTTGAGGAAGCCATTTTGCATGGAATCTTTGAAGTCATTGAAAGGGATGCGTGGAGCATCTTCGAGCTGACCCACAAGAATTCAAAACAGATTGATTTAAAAAGCATTGAAAGTGAAACTGTTAATGAGGCGCTTTCAAAATTCAGCGAAAATGAAATAAACATCAAGTTAATGGATTTAACCGCAGACATTAACGTTCCAACGATAGCAGCATCCGCCGACGATACACTATTGAAGGATGCTGGGCTTTTGACACTTGGAATTGGAACGCATCTTGATCCTGAAGTGGCAATTCTGCGCGCATTGACTGAAGTGGCGCAAAGCAGGGCAACCCAAATTCATGGGGCTCGTGAAGATACTGTCAGGGCAGATTTTGCAAGAACCGCAGGTTATGAGCGCATGAAACGTATCAATAAGCATTACTTCCAGGAGGAAGACGTTAAAATCAGCTTAAGCGATATCGAAAACAGAAGCACGGATTCAATCACAAAAGACATCGATATCGTTTTGGATGAGCTGAAGGCAAATGAAATAGAGCATGTCCTATATTACGACCTGACCCGTCCCGAACTTAATGTAAATGTCGTGAGGGTCGTTATTCCTACAATGGAAGTTTTTTCAATTGATCCGAGCCGTGCAGGATACAGGTTTTTAAGAGTATGATTCTATGGTTAAGATTATAATATATGGTGGATTATCGCTTTCCTTTGATGAATCCAAAGAGATTCTGGACTCTCATGACGATGTTGAGGTAATATATGAAAGGCCAATCAAAAGGGGAGACTTGGGCCAGGCATTAAAGCAAAACCCAGACATTATAGGAATCATCGACGGCGTTTTTCACCAGAACTCATCAGTGGGACATAAGGAAATCCTTAACGTTATTGACAGAGGCATAACCGTTGTGGGATCATCCAGCATGGGCGCTTTAAGGGCATCCGAGCTCGATACTCTTGGAATGAAAGGCATCGGATACGTTTATGAACAGTATGCAACGGGAAAAGTCGCATCAGATGACGACGTTGCAGTAATGCTTGACAGCGCCACTTTAGAAAGCCTATCCGAACCATTAATTAACATGGATTACGTCTTTTCAAATGCTGTTGATGAGAATGTCATAACGCAAAAGCAAAGGGACGAATTAATACAGATTGCCAAATCCACTTTTTATCCTAAACGAAACTATGCCCAGACATTGAGCGAATCATCATTGGACGGGGATACGAAATCCCGACTCATCGATTTTATACGCACTTCCAAAGACATTAAAAAGGAAGATGCAAAAGCGCTTCTTGAATACATCGTCCAGTTGATTGAGTAAACACGAAAAATTTTTTTCGAAAATGCTTCATTTAATGTGGTGAATGTATATGTCGACAAATGATTTATCATATGCTGTCCACCATAATTAATTTAGTGAAAATAACGATTGATTAAAATGGATAGTGATT is a window of Methanobrevibacter millerae DNA encoding:
- a CDS encoding type II secretion system F family protein, translated to MKLKSIIILSKVLENKIPEKYLLSFEEFLLRGSIFINPLEFLVGLIIFILVTEIILVSLSFLLNLPSSILFVPFLVFPGLYTYVSLKSEKNAAEIEKSAPDFLRQLSSMLKVGLSFENAMEDMSKYGQGPLYDEMRRTILEIRMGRNFDEAWIAMSKRLKSRELERIFIIILDGRKSGSSMADVIMNVSNDLRDLLAIKQERKSSVMMAVMFLIISAVIATPFALGMVSVYSQFMQSFGQVTNLVLVAPLAGQFYLLIHSFLIGLIISVIMYGSYKKGIKFSVPILCVSYGIFYFISNFAGALLMG
- a CDS encoding transglutaminase-like domain-containing protein is translated as MNEFLSETPSIDYNNSIIQEKVQELKNCSSDDADYIKRSYIFVRDEIPHSWDIGVDVVSKNASEALINKTGICWTKSCLLAALLRANQIPSGISYQLLTLAEDDSQGHMIHALNTVYFEGKWIRIDARRNNENSDVEFSLDKDYLIFEPRSEFGEIDYMDNNADLDERLVDILAKTESLFEIPTDLKF
- a CDS encoding M24 family metallopeptidase, with protein sequence MHIENILKDLKKDDNQAYLLTQFTNIKYISNYMPTSFAFCIIKENPIIYASSMDMEIAKRDSTIEIKQYDKFETMINDLKEDGIKNLAIEPSLVYSTYEKLRDDFKIESKKYIEKERMIKEPDEIRNIEKATEIAQTAFKQLDITSRSETEDVLAFDLVKLMIENGASGASFDTILVSGSDTSLPHAVPQPKELETPILIDWGAKYNGYCSDNTRTIVYTEKEHEIFDIVKESHDKAINAIKPGLKCCEIDKISRDIIEEYGYGDRFIHSTGHSLGLDIHETPGFSLKDDTVIEEGMVITVEPGIYLEGEFGVRLEDTIAVEKRGRIIGDLPLIL
- a CDS encoding site-2 protease family protein, which gives rise to MFKFTASEIRDLIIAFIFISLSFSILYSGRNMAALQQIFPVVMIGLGLGFVLHELGHKFASMHYGYWAEFKLWPAGLILALVSSFFGFVFAAPGAVYTYAGSYLDEKTNGVISIAGPVVNIVLALVFLAIGVVIYDAAHYNTTMQFVFMVCYLGYSTNSYLAVFNMIPVWNLDGSKVLRWNVLVWIVTIGIAGIMTYLSMTIGAENLVRMILGY
- a CDS encoding YcaO-related McrA-glycine thioamidation protein, which encodes MTSKEIKYFKGTHRIIPPSQTIENNEDKCKIAGITRITEITHLDRIGLPVFSAIRPTSQDGSISVYGGKGISVEHAKASAMMEGFERYSAEKQDENTVTGTIPEISSKGDIIDIESLNLPKDFNKSNMESINLEWNIAHDLISGKDYYVASNAIYHPYVNEDNSVFSLFKSNTNGLASGNSLEEAILHGIFEVIERDAWSIFELTHKNSKQIDLKSIESETVNEALSKFSENEINIKLMDLTADINVPTIAASADDTLLKDAGLLTLGIGTHLDPEVAILRALTEVAQSRATQIHGAREDTVRADFARTAGYERMKRINKHYFQEEDVKISLSDIENRSTDSITKDIDIVLDELKANEIEHVLYYDLTRPELNVNVVRVVIPTMEVFSIDPSRAGYRFLRV
- a CDS encoding TfuA-related McrA-glycine thioamidation protein, encoding MVKIIIYGGLSLSFDESKEILDSHDDVEVIYERPIKRGDLGQALKQNPDIIGIIDGVFHQNSSVGHKEILNVIDRGITVVGSSSMGALRASELDTLGMKGIGYVYEQYATGKVASDDDVAVMLDSATLESLSEPLINMDYVFSNAVDENVITQKQRDELIQIAKSTFYPKRNYAQTLSESSLDGDTKSRLIDFIRTSKDIKKEDAKALLEYIVQLIE